The following proteins are co-located in the Besnoitia besnoiti strain Bb-Ger1 chromosome Unknown contig00007, whole genome shotgun sequence genome:
- a CDS encoding uncharacterized protein (encoded by transcript BESB_072410), with product MWNLTTKTRGLSPARSPSSDMAGPADRRRRGHRGWGDAQAAEDSRRGEERAERPARKRAFRRGERRCPLSSSAAAASGRIKYSVLSSLVSTRNVLAVQPNRVSAASPVRRRAGLDPQRDSTEALGAASAHARDYAASTAVSPSPPPFSSDVCALRACSVSLSSRQSTGTSSEALETAAAVSQQSRSPPSFLSLLPPCLVAELGGFLAPADLVAVSSSARDFRWLAHCQALWRRLCFYAGFAVWCGERRLASDSFSARRTRPPGPLQAAAETRRAAADAEPCRAPPDAAPTARAASRPRRQESEHERDLPQLNWKLIFILNALVQGRRAARSPGGEGNASRTPAGHVRPSPSRLPPPRRLRLEASSTRRSVCVVVRIGSVDLLLPLPPFSRRIVCFLRSRSLLPDAGSSSASSTSPFPRSPSPSRGRASASERADALAHPWAPPARESLLRRRLPPRERLPGGFRQAEMPAAPTQGQRSACSAAKEETKTAQNPAKEVELRACLGAEKARGDREGARSGRLLPLLSPLCGGTASADSSCLLSAHTRASSLLAPALGASADARRVDARRASQRAETSSRTLLQLFPFERLARKSPSAPSFPPPGAASLSAAQFVQAVILPLLSPAERALPARLRHLLRSGRPGLPVPDSEDVTPCQHYFFERPVVHEAVSLVARLPRHTAAEGIDAVEAAGARAAGGEQPSRCPGRGEGDAPERPRAGLTGLEPSTSSSARFEASSVAASCAPSAPSRGALPWYVASPASAARALPLTLDSRPSQSRASVVFSSVSFPRSTSSPRPSSVCPSCGSPCEEVPSRRVCVLDWPLPPSGGVCASPQSFPELSRASEPAQDAPSRWSAPLPSPFSWDSPCAGPQPAPWSASPRRSPERRETCQRRLPARPSPGSRASTLSLDSLPALPLDAPPLSRSVWSRRAPYRGRRRRGLASGVDGSASPQESAAESPEFSWRRLRFGDVVWGRDRTRAPSSSLQDAEDLSFSESDDDRRASPSLSRVAQPRSALSGIFLHLSLPRLSQASLPPSLSAASSLFSFLSFAFPNASRGDTLHQEDAEGEGDRPVISLLLSPLLGPWLHPQNFLPGAAVASQATTLVATALEPFLSTHPTATAAGVLLASLLAAFATSVSGALTTAAATAAAAVVAAHGGAGACSAVAALASAAVHSDYAFEEDDEDECGESRGLASLFAFLFLENSHCSRQLPPSGAAEHVVPSSQGLDSSAGGGPDAAPSRPRPPSSLSAQPKAATPHAPGGPPTGREVDAEETYEPQSSREADQTRGRRSAGGGLGDGAGTQERESEEASEDGFFKSHEEGLVKLLLSLDIATLFSNISLSSWLAACCQFVALTRARAALDVRGIPLVAALSTASFTTLHAGDNPAAGRELPSTKQEEDDEEGSAGASAETWTAESREKVPAGLGCGLSPPALGRSETEEEEEHGRDETPFSSCTESNGEAFSLGTRSQTTHTPQSRCGGAHVSHGNGTRRAAAGPNMPLPRGHRAPRVGAACDPFACSPLARPPHPPLATALIHGARLASSQASPSPSSRRACSEFSSYVSSSFDATGASPSFSTSQQAWPPGSRPQPLSLAALHGTPAHASASVSSQSSSAVRTRSVRLSGHPRADLSRSPVVSRDPLRPSGSPAVSAVSPHGLSVSPSTSLSSSSPSSPSDKEIVPRRGAASPRSPSSSSSRSSSPLPSRSASFSLRVPAGSASSSTFGSSSSPVSSAVVAHAPARDSSALLWGLSWLWPLLGVSAGRLTPQKPLRAGSVAAAAGLVAWLAIAATGSAGAAAAFAAAASLVASGGAALEGAGWLAGGVAGGGEDAGDQEGRRERARRKCADCTARSSDDRTQDAADDDLADLRQETEREEGVAAGALGEATPFRPPRAARRVECATREEGEKGERSGRQRQEALQPGGREARKKRQREKRMQRREDGNSQGEDEEIRDERGGSDGAGADREAAEGRRRPGKKRQRVKKKAERQTHARKRENRGVEPGEEERREDWCARRQPSLRDTGGPTARKRQRTASEERIRERKTREDDAGKEEETGATERTSRTDSGKARCEVRGRKRPRRSGSELDAARGGGERGGDEAAGAGEDRAAGSGRRRASCANLIEDEGEERNQRRGARAGGGDYGDQLTTGDPEARRDGGNRVADAHAVQRRQTPPRENDLAAEGEAGEGLERLGSSEYEEEESHHEGERRVALSRKRSLAFSLCLFTNACVSGLPPAEPTLLTERRAAADRAYARDRLSSGFACSCSRKGDSCDEGERLLPPFFLSRLLHAPLVAAQQLAAPPAALLLFLRVHIPFLSRDPLSSALARETCAGVSCAAATETSEPQQRLSPAAKARSLASWASFSSPSPFLPPVAPPVRTCACCWRPGDDGGAPGAAGCAARDREIEIGLLLSREATVQHLLIHVFVSLLERGLLPAAERVHEGAALERKRPPSRTVRGKTKGRQTQGETGGRVGDALANAAAEQRGSGAAAGTTTAARGYVGKRREASEEAPVENAERSLFCAWLASSSYASSATPMLQPQPRPDARLIRDCRFSFGERLHVIPSPVFLAHAPAHAPPPPLVLTLGSGCAASSSSPFSPQPACACLRASSRMTMAAAAAADSRPSSGSFWPPSLSPSSQVEADKADETCAKSRAEPAHASSPSVSPSAPASPLCPPAPVASSSASAPRVSSLSPSSSSEPLAPQTARMLAAAAAWLRALRVSLDARELGAPGFVLFRQSESPSPQRPGQSDAGPRSALLAEPLPSSLQPSPQPSPQPSPQPSPQPSPRASSQSRSPFSASRPEPLSARGQVQSTGGQEDRREAEEDSRRRLHVDSRNGIAGDNLGDGAGRQEGEGATLSAATEGGELRRETDAARPRASSAPRRESALACSRRLLASTAGVRQFEFHPDIPEVILTGHRDGSIRIVDCVRDVATASLPVDSGPILGLAWLRQHPGRLVCGASATGAPYYVSWDVSRSPLDDAQRESRRGRVGRGARTPTGGEAARRGWLESEAGEELDEETRLRLSSSDDEDPDDRPQSDCEAKRERLARADERERPASGRVHARAWATAAARSSPSSSTWFSRPLPFDSSPRRRQTSARQRMGGREARPGSLLLPAWEGALSSPSVSDSTLALRGSPGPPAARRRAAVSSSSSSLRVVHTGVSFDQQLSSLSVSCTDDFLLLSGFSPDLSLHDLATGRRLGTLHGLHSGTVNTVRFSSTSPHLFATASFDHTCKLWDLRQRIGLTPCAWRGSARGGGLGAFTGGGLTPRGTLGDFAAGRGESGAAAVPVQTFSTGSPNVMCAFSDDGRWLLCSGVDTVLKQYALPAFAATPHRFDLPPARTNATANFRRAFYLRGGRRLVTAGTEESVVRVFEAASGDSVGCVSFAGLLQQNLSQRRAETRGWSAPQEGRRPSPLRERFAELYGGACEPDDTTQWRRQDGLAAFRLRQGSLDGERRGGGPGERGIHHPRATQPERPPRPSSRGRRFVHSAAERTTRWARGASVDAALSAASLPSSSGGRSLFGRARVRLPPQRSRRRGLPGGGGRGDVSGVGDSTETETAAADSSQEESWLDSDSDDLEGSASAMSYQATGGAEDAYGAQRAHDGASSASSVFLPLLSSPEVWARATAVAAAGREFFVASLRELLVRFELRLHQLNLPSAWSLGEHGVAASSSRASLAAASEEYIQSLRGHPCDDNTFAVLVAMSGVSPYGREAEEGASGSEAEGSERGAGGQPPGAWKHQAFVVLTELSQARRGEYWS from the exons ATGTGGAACCTAACAACCAAAACTCGAGGACTGTCTCCGGCGCGGTCTCCGTCGTCTGACATGGCGGGACCAGCagaccggcggcgacgcggacacAGGGGATGGGGAGACGCGCAAGCTGCAGAGGAcagccgacgcggcgaggagagagccgaacgccccgcgcggaagagagctttccgccgcggcgaaaggcgctgtcctctctcgtcgtcggctgcggctgcctcagGCCGAATCAAATATAGCGTACTCTCTTCTCTAGTCTCCACTCGCAACGTGCTGGCGGTCCAGCCGAATCGCGTgtcagcggcctcgccggtgaggcgtcgcgcaggcctcgacCCCCAGCGGGACTCTACGGAGGCGCTTGGAGCGGCTTCGGCGCACGCCCGCGATTACGCCGCCTCGACGGCCGTTTcaccgtctcctccgcccttCTCTTCCGACGTGTGTGCCCTCCGAGCGTGCTCGGTCAGCCTCAGCAGCCGTCAGTCCACTGGGACCTCGAGCGAGGCTCTCGAAACCGCTGCGGCGGTCTCTCAGCAGTCCCGGTCTCCCCCATCCTTCctgtcgctgcttccgcctTGCCTGGTCGCGGAGCTCGGGGGTTTTCTGGCCCCAGCAGACCTCGTGGCCGTgtcgtcctcggcgcgcgactTTCGCTGGCTGGCACACTGCCAGGCTCTTTGGCGACGTCTCTGCTTTTACGCGGGCTTCGCGGTGTGGTGCGgggagcgacgcctcgcttCGGATTCGTTTTCAGCTCGACGCACGCGGCCTCCAGGGCCActgcaggcagccgcggagactcgacgtgccgccgccgacgcagagccttgccgcgcgcctcccgacGCAGccccgacggcgagggctgCGTCTCGCCCACGTCGTCAAGAGAGCGAACACGAGAGAg ACCTGCCGCAGCTAAACTGGAAGCTCATCTTCATCCTGAACGCGCTCGTTCAGGGCCGAAGGgctgcgcgttcgcctggaggcgaagggAACGCTTCTCGCACTCCCGCAGGCCACGTcaggccgtcgccgtcgcggctgcctcctccgcgtcgtctgcggctggaAGCCTCGAGCACGCGGCGctccgtctgcgtcgtcgtgcgCATCGGATCAGTTGATctccttctgcctctgcctcccttTTCTCGGCGCATTGTTTGCTTTCTGCGTTCACGCAGTCTCCTCCCAGACGCCggctcgtcgtccgcgtcctccacaTCGCCTTTTCCGCGGTCTCCGTCTCccagccgcggacgcgcgagcgcctctgagcgcgcggacgccctcGCGCATCCCTGGgctccgccagcgcgagaGTCTCTCTTGCGAAGGCGTttgccgccgcgggagcgTCTACCAGGGGGCTTTCGTCAGGCGGAAATGCCCGCGGCACCGACCCAGGGGCAGCGgtccgcatgcagcgcagccaaagaggagacgaagacggcacAGAACCCAGCCAAAGAGGTTgagctccgcgcctgcctcggggcggagaaagcgagaggcgaccgcgagggcgcgcgcagcgggcgactCCTTCCCCTTTTATCGCCGCTGTGTGGGGGAACCGCAAGCGCCGATTCTTCCTGCCTTTTGTCTGCGCACacccgcgcctcttcgcttctcgccCCCGCGTTGGGAGCCtcagcggacgcgcgccgagtcgacgcgcgcagagcctcgcAGCGTGCTGAGACGTCTTCGCGGACGCTCCTTCAGCTTTTTCCCTtcgagcgcctcgctcgcaagtctccttccgctccttcttttcctccgcctggcgctgcctctctctctgccgcgcagtTTGTTCAGGCGGTGATTCTTCCACTGCTGTCGCCCGCCGAGCGCGCTttgccggcgcgcctgcgacatCTTTTGCGAAGCGGTAGACCGGGGTTGCCGGTGCCGGACTCAGAGGACGTGACTCCCTGTCAGCACTACTTCTTCGAGAGGCCCGTAGTCCACGAAGCGGTCTCGCTGGTGGCGCGCCTGCCCAGACACACCGCCGCGGAAGGGATCGACGCTGTTGAGGCAGCGGGCGCAcgggcagccggcggcgagcagcccTCGCGGTGCCctgggcgaggagaaggagacgcgcccgagcgaccgcgcgcgGGTCTTACCGGCCTCGAGCCCTCCACATCTTCTTCAGCTCGGTTTGAGGCTTCCTCTGTCGCGGCTTCCTGTGCGCCTTCGGCACCGTCCAGAGGCGCTCTTCCATGGTATGTTGCTTCTCCGGCGTCGGCCGCCCGCGCTCTTCCTTTGACTTTGGATTCTCGGCCCTCCCAGTCGAGGGCGTCTGTTGttttctcctccgtctcctttCCACGTTCTacctcgtctcctcgtccctcGTCTGTGTGTCCCTCGTGCGGCTCTCCGTGCGAGGAGGTTCCTTCGCGCCGAGTCTGCGTCCTGGACTGGCCGTTGCCGCCCTctggaggcgtctgcgcctccccGCAGTCTTTCCCCGAGCTatcgcgcgcctcggagcCCGCGCAGGACGCTCCGAGCCGGTGGTCGGCTCCACTCCCGTCTCCCTTTTCTTGGGACTCGCCGTGCGCGGGcccgcagcccgcgccgtggtcagcgtctccgcggcggtcgcctgagagacgcgagacgTGCCAGCGGCGTTTGCCGGCACGGCCATCGCCAGGGAGCCGAGCCTCTACGTTGTCCCTCGACAGTTTACCCGCTCTTCCGCTGGACGCCCCCCCTCTTTCCCGCTCGGTGTGGAGTCGGCGGGCGCCCtaccgcgggcgccggcgccgcgggctcgcgaGCGGGGTAGACGGAAGTGCCTCTCCGCAGGAGTCTGCCGCTGAGAGCCCGGAGTTTTcctggcggcgtctccgtttCGGGGACGTCGTGTGGGGTCGCGACCGCACCagggcgccttcgtcgtctctgcaagacgcggaagacctGTCTTTCTCTGAATCAGACGACGACCGCAGGGCCTCGCCCTcactctcgcgcgtcgcccagcCGCGCTCGGCTTTGTCAGGCATCTTTCTGCACTTGTCCCTTCCGCGTCTGTCacaggcgtcgctgcctccgtccCTGTCggccgcctcttcgctcttctccttcctgtCTTTCGCCTTCCCCAACGCGAGCAGGGGCGACACGCTGCAccaagaggacgcggagggcgagggggaCAGGCCGGTAATctcgcttctcctctcgccgctcCTCGGGCCCTGGCTGCATCCGCAGAACTTTCTCccgggcgcggcggtggcctctcaggcgacgacgctcgTCGCCACGGCTCTCGAGCCCTTCCTCTCGACGCACCcgaccgcgacggcggcgggcgtcctgctggcgtcgctgctcgccgcgttcgccaCCAGCGTCTCTGGAGCCCTgacgaccgcggcggcgacagccgcggccgcggtcgtGGCGGCTCAcgggggggcaggggcgtgctctgcggtcgcggcgctcgcgtctgcggcggtcCACAGCGACTACGCCTTCGAGGAAGATGACGAAGACGAATGCGGTGAGAGCCGCGGGCTCGCATCTCTTTTCGCGTTTTTGTTCTTGGAGAACTCACACTGCAGTCGCCAGCTGCCGCCCTCTGGAGCCGCTGAACACGTCGTGCCCTCCTCGCAGGGCCTTGACTCaagcgcgggggggggaccAGATGCAgctccttcgcgcccgcggccgccgtcttctctcagcgcgcagccgaaggcggcgaccccCCACGCGCCGGGAGGCCCGCCGACAGGGCGCGAggtcgacgccgaggaaacATACGAGCCACAGTCGAGTCGCGAGGCTGACCAGacgcgggggaggaggagcgcgggcggcggcttgggcgacggcgccggaACTCaagagcgagaaagcgaagaggccAGCGAGGACGGGTTCTTCAAGAGTCACGAGGAAGGACTTGTGAagcttctcctctctctcgacaTCGCCACACTCTTCTCCAAcatctcgctctcctcctggCTCGCCGCGTGCTGCCAATTTGTCGCGctcacgcgggcgcgggcggccctGGACGTCCGCGGCATCcccctcgtcgcggcgctgtcgaCTGCGTCGTTCACCACCCTCCACGCGGGCGACAACCCGGCCGCAGGGAGAGAGTTGCCGAGCACCAAacaggaggaggacgacgaggaaggcagtGCGGGCGCATCGGCTGAGACGTGGAccgcagagagcagagagaaagtGCCGGCGGGGCTGGGTTGCGGGCTGTCACCACCTGCGCTGGGAAGgagcgagacggaggaggaagaagaacaCGGGCGGGATGAGACGCCGTTCTCCAGTTGCACAGAGAGCAACGGAGAAGCCTTCTCCCTCGGAACGCGGAGTCAGACAACTCATACACCACAGTCTCGATGTGGGGGGGCACACGTCAGCCACGGCAACGGCACGCGCAGGGCAGCGGCAGGCCCGAACATGCCGTTGCCACGCGGCCATCGGGCTCCTCGTGTTGGAGCTGCTTGTGACCCCTTTGCCtgttcgccgctcgcccgcccTCCTCATCCTCCTTTGGCAACCGCGCTCATCCACggtgcgcgcctcgcttcctcacaggcctctccgtcgccctcctcgcggcgggctTGTTCCGAGTTTTCGTCCTAcgtttcgtcttctttcgacgcgacaggcgcctctccctctttttCAACCTCGCAGCAGGCGTGGCCGCCTGGGAGCCGACCTCagcccctctctctcgccgcgctccacgGCACCCCTGCGCATGCTTctgcttctgtctcttctcagtcttcttccgcggttCGCACGCGGTCCGTCCGACTCTCGGGTCACCCGCGCGCCGATCTCTCTCGGTCTCCAGTTGTCTCTCGCGACCCCCTCCGCCCTTCGGGTTCACCGGCGGTCTCTGCTGTGTCTCCTCACggcctctccgtctcgccCTCTACGTCCCTGTCCTCTTcatcgccctcgtcgccttcggaCAAAGAGATCGTGCCGCGGCGAGGTGCCGCGTCCCCacgctctccttcttcgtcttcttcgcggtcttcttcccctctccCCTCGCGTTCCGCTTCTTTCTCGTTGCGTGTCCCGGCGggctccgcttcctcctcgacgttcggttcctcctcctctcccgtgTCCTCCGCGGTGGTtgcgcacgcgcccgcgcgggactcctccgcgctgctcTGGGGTCTCTCGTGGCTGTGGCCGCTGCTCGGGGTCTCCGCGGGCCGATTGACCCCGCAGAAGCCCCTGCGCGCCGGgagcgtcgcagccgccgcgggccttgTCGCCTGGCTGGCGATCGCGGCGaccggcagcgccggcgcggcggcggcgttcgcggcggcggcctcgctcgtcgcttcgggcggcgcagctctcgAGGGGGCTGGCTGGCTGGCGGGTGGCGTCGCTgggggaggcgaagacgcgggggACCAAgaagggcgcagagagagggcgaggcggaagtGCGCAGACTGCacagcgagaagcagcgacgaccgcacgcaggacgccgcggacgacgatCTAGCGGACCTGAGGCAGGAAaccgagagagaggaaggggtcgcggccggcgccttgggggaggcgacgccctTTCGCCCGCcacgagccgcgaggcgcgtggaatgcgcgacccgcgaggagggcgaaaaAGGAGAACGAAGCGGCCGACAGCGGCAAGAAGCCCTGCAGCCAGGAGGACgagaagcgaggaagaagagacagagggagaaAAGAATGCAGCGGAGGGAAGATGGGAACTcgcagggagaagacgaggagatcagagacgagcgaggagggagcgacggcgcgggggccgaccgggaggcagcagagggacgaaggagaccgggcaagaagagacagagagtgaagaagaaagcagagcgacagacacacgcgagaAAGCGGGAAAACAGGGGAGTGGAACCGggggaagaggagagaagagaagactggtgcgcgcggagacagcccTCACTCAGGGACACTGGAGGCCCGACAGCAAGGAAGCGCCAGAGGACggccagcgaagagagaatACGCGAAAGAAAGACAAGAGAAGACGATGCAgggaaggaagaagagacgggAGCTACGGAGAGGACCTCGCGAACGGATAGCGGCAAAGCGCGCTGCGAAGTTCGAGGAAGGAAACGACCGCGGAGGAGCGGGAGCGAGCTCGACGCAGCACGAGGAGGTGGAGAAAGAGGCGGCGAtgaagccgcgggcgccggggaGGACAGGGCTGCCGGGAGTGGACGCAGGAGAGCATCCTGTGCGAATCTAATCGAAGATGAGGGTGAAGAAAGAAATCAGAGACGTGGAGCCAGAGCGGGGGGCGGAGACTACGGAGACCAACTGACCACGGGGGATCcagaagcgcggcgagacggcggaaATCGTgtcgcggacgcgcacgctgttcagaggcggcagacacCGCCGCGTGAGAACGActtggcggcggagggagaggcaggagaaGGCCTTGAGCGTCTCGGCAGCTCCGAgtacgaggaggaagaatcGCAccacgaaggagagaggagggtcGCGCTgtcgaggaagcgaagcctcgctttttctctctgtctgttcaCAAACGCTTGTGTTTCAGGCCTTCCTCCAGCGGAGCCCACGCTTCTcacagagcgccgcgcggcggcggatcgTGCCTATGCGAGGGACCGGCTCAGCAGCGGTTTcgcgtgcagctgcagccgcaaggGGGACTCGTGCGATGAGGGAgagcgtcttctgcctccatTCTTCCTGTCTAGGCTGCTGCACGCCCCTCTGGTCGCGGCTCAGCAACTGGCCGCACCCCCTGCCGCGcttctcctttttctgcgAGTTCACATTCCCTTCCTTTCCCGTGACcctctctccagcgcgctGGCACGCGAGACTTGCGCGGGTGtttcctgcgcggcggcgacggagactaGCGAACCACAACAGCGGCTGTcgccggccgcgaaggcgcgctcgCTTGCCTCCTGGGCTTcgttctcctctccgtctccaTTCCTGCCGCCGGTTGCGCCGCCAGTCCGCACATGCGCCTGTTGCTGGCGACCGGGGGACGACGGGGGAGCGCCGGGCGCTGCGGGTTGCGCCGCCAGAGACCGCGAGATCGAGATCGGCCTTCTTctcagccgcgaggcgacggtcCAGCATCTCCTGATTCAcgtctttgtctctcttctggAGCGCGGACTGCTCCCCGCCGCGGAACGCGTCCACGAGGGTGCTGCGCTCGAAAGGAAACGCCCACCCTCGCGAACGGTGAGAGGGAAAACGAAGGGGAGGCAGACACAGGGAGAGACCGGAGGAAGGGTGGGGGATGCGCTAGCgaacgcagcagctgagcagcgaggaagcggggCTGCGGCAGGCACAACAACCGCGGCCCGGGGGTACGTGGGAaagcggagagaagcgagcgaggaggcgcctgttGAGAACGCCGAGAGAAGTCTCTTTTGCGCGTGGctggcctcttcgtcgtacgcgtcttctgcgacgcccatgctgcagccgcagccgcgacccGACGCCCGCCTGATTCGAGATTGCCGGTTTTCCTTCGGCGAGCGTCTCCACGTGATTCCCTCTCCCGTATTTttggcgcatgcgcccgcgcacgcgcctccgcctcccctaGTCCTCACGCTCGGCTcaggctgcgcggcctcttcttcttcgccgttctCTCCTCAGCCTGCCTGCGCATGTCTTCGCGCCTCAAGCCGCATGACTatggcagctgctgccgctgcagacagccGGCCGTCTTCCGGCTCGTTCTGGCCTCCCTCGCTCTCACCGTCTTCACAAGTGGAGGCCGACAAGGCAGACGAGACCTGCGCGAAATCccgcgcggagcccgcgcacgcgtcctctccctccgtttcgccttcggcgcccgcATCTCCTCTttgtccgccggcgccggtcgCTTCCTcatccgcgtcggcgcctcgtgTCTCCTCCCTGTCTCCTAGTTCCTCTTCGGAGCCCCTCGCGCCCCAAACCGCTCGCAtgctggcggcagcggcggcgtggctgcgggcgctgagAGTCTCGCTGGATGCCCGAGAGCTAGGCGCTCCAGGGTTCGTTCTTTTTCGTCAGTCGgagtcgccttctcctcagcGCCCCGGTCAAAGCGACGCCGGtccgcgctcggcgctgctcgctgaGCCActgccttcctcgctgcagccctcgccgcagccctcgccgcagccctcgccgcagccctcgccgcagccctcgccgcgtgcgtcttcgCAGTCTCGCTCCCCGTtttccgcgtcgcggccAGAGCCTCTGTCAGCCAGAGGACAAGTCCAGAGCACCGGCGGCCAGGAGGACAGAagagaagctgaagaagactctcgccgacgcctccaCGTCGACTCGAGAAACGGTATCGCTGGAGACAAtctgggcgacggcgcaggccgccaggagggagaaggagccACCttgagcgcggcgacggaaggcggcgagctgcggcgcgagacagacgccgcgcggcctcgggcctcgtcggcgcctcgtcgggaGAGCGCACTCGCCTGTTCGCGTCGTTTGCTGGCGTCGACTGCAGGCGTCCGCCAGTTCGAGTTTCACCCCGATATCCCGGAAGTCATTCTCACGGGGCACCGAGACGGGTCG ATCAGGATCGTCGACTGCGTGCGAGACGTCGCCACCGCCAGTCTCCCTGTCGACAGCGGACCCATCTTAGGGCTCGCGTGGCTTCGACAGCACCCTGGGCGACTCGTCTGCGGGGCGAGTGCGACGGGCGCACCCTACTACGTGTCCTGGGACGTCTCCCGTTCCCctctcgacgacgcgcagagagagagtcggcgcgggcgcgttgGGCGAGGGGCAAGAACGCcgacgggcggcgaggccgctcgGCGAGGCTGGCTCGAGAGCGAGGCTGGCGAAGAGctggacgaggagacgcgcctgcggctttcTTCGTCCGACGATGAAGATCCAGACGACCGGCCTCAGAGCGACTGCGAGGCCAAGCGCGAACGTCTGgctcgcgcagacgagagagagcgacccGCCAGCGGAAGGGTACACGCACGCGcctgggcgacggcggcggctcgatCTTCCCCGAGCAGCTCGACGTGGTTCAGCCGGCCTCTCCCTTTTGattcgtcgccgcgtcgtcgccagaCTTCCGCACGCCAGCGAATGggggggcgagaggcgcgcccggGGAGTCTCCTGTTACCAGCGTGGGAGGGAGCTCTGAGTTCGCCGTCTGTCTCAGACTCgactctcgcgcttcgcgggTCGCCCgggccgcccgcggcgcgccggcgcgcggccgtctcgtcgtcttcctcttcgctccgCGTCGTACACACTGGCGTCTCGTTCGATCAGCAGCTGAGTTCTCTGTCGGTGTCGTGTACCGACGACTTTCTACTTCTCTCGGGATTCAGCCCTGACCTCAGCCTCCACGACCTGGCCacggggcggcgcctggggaCCCTCCACGGCCTCCACAGCGGCACAGTCAACACGGTCAGATTCTCGTCGACGTCGCCGCACCTGTTTGCCACGGCGTCCTTCGACCACACATGCAAGCTCTGGGACCTCCGCCAGCGCATCGGCCTGACGCCATGCGCCTGGCGGGGTtcagcgcgaggcggtggCCTGGGCGCCTTCACCGGCGGCGGGTTGACGCCCCGGGGGACGCTGGGCGACTTCGCAGCGGGACGCGGCGAGagtggggcggcggcggtgcctGTTCAGACCTTCTCCACTGGCTCGCCGAATGTCATGTGCGCGTTTTCTGACGACGGCCGCTGGCTGCTCTGCTCGGGGGTTGATACAGTGCTCAAACAGTATGCCTTGCCCGCTTTCGCCGCGACTCCCCACCGCTTTGacctgccgcccgcgcgcaccAACGCCACCGCAaacttccgccgcgccttctacctccgcggcggccgccgcctcgttaCGGCGGGCACCGAGGAGAGCGTCGTGCGGGTGTTTGAGGCAGCCAGTGGAGACagcgtcggctgcgtctccttcgcagggcttctgcagcagaacCTATCGCAACGCAGAGCCGAGACCCGCGGGTGGTCAGCCCCCCAGGAAGGGCGGCGCCCATCTCCCCTCCGCGAGCGATTCGCCGAGCTCTATGGGGGTGCTTGCGAACCTGACGACACAACCCAGTGGCGGAGACAGGACGGGCTCGCGGCTTTCCGGCTGCGCCAAGGCTCGTTAGAcggcgagcgaagaggaggaggccctGGGGAGAGAGGGATCCATCATCCCCGAGCGACTCAGCCAGAGAGGCCACCACGGCCATCTtccagaggcaggcgcttcGTGCATTCAGCCGCGGAACGGACGACGCGTTGGGCCCGGGGGGCGTCTGTTGACGCCGCCCTgagcgctgcctcgctgccctcttcttccggaGGAAGGAGTCTCTTCGGTCGCGCCCGTGTGCGTCTCCCCCCGCAGAggagtcggcgccgcggcctgccggggggcgggggaagGGGCGACGTGAGCGGGGTTGGTGATTCCACAGAAACtgagacggcggcagcggacagCAGCCAAGAGGAGTCGTGGCTAGATAGTGACAGTGACGACTTGGAaggctccgcctctgcgatGAGCTATCAGGCCACGGggggcgcagaggacgcgtaCGGAGCTCAGCGCGCGCACGACggtgcgtcgtctgcgtcttccgtgtttctgcctctgctttcttccCCCGAGGTGTGGGCGCGTGCGACCGCGGTTGCCGCAGCGGGAAGGGAGTTTTTCGTGGCGTCCCTGCGTGAGTTGTTGGTGCGTTtcgagctgcggctgcatcAGCTGAACCTGCCCTCGGCGTGGAGTCTGGGCGAGCACGGTGTcgcagcctcgtcgtctcgcgcgagcctcgcggccgccagtGAAGAGTATATCCAGTCGCTCAGGGGGCATCCCTGCGACGACAATACGTTTGCGGTGCTGGTCGCCATGTCGGGCGTCTCTCCCTacggccgcgaggccgaggaaggcgcctcgggaagcgaggcagaggggAGCGAGCGGGGCGCTGGGGGCCAGCCTCCAGGGGCATGGAAGCATCAGGCCTTTGTAGTCTTGACGGAGCTCAGCcaagcgagacgcggagagtACTGGAGCTGA